Proteins found in one Microbacterium sp. LWS13-1.2 genomic segment:
- a CDS encoding CDP-glycerol glycerophosphotransferase family protein — protein sequence MASFSFGAGNARKLATIPLYAAGRIFTLLVPRTPDEWVFGCAVGIGDGALALWEVAAADDRPAVWLVGSRREATDAAARGIRAVPKRSLQGLWRTARARVIVVTHGFGDVNRYAVSGGLVVQLWHGIPLKRIGLDSPETLRVPGAIAATPAAGVVRTLLRTMYRRAARRIRILPAASHLVRGRLESAFGLRDADVPVTGEPRVDVLSRGTAAVRRAEARAAIGRAVPRATPAARFVLYAPTWRDGAPDPAVPTAHEWTSIVDVLTRHDATLLVRSHPLGAGEYRPPFPTDRVLPLGSDLVADVTPLLPGLDALVTDYSSLAFDAALVPLPTLFLAPDVEEYARRRGFYGAYADVAGDDCAVEWGQTAAQLDALLGDAAEHGRRVDRAAALSARVHAFHDGRNAERVYRAILAGAVPAPAAGIADALRGAAGRRGPDDARPREGTG from the coding sequence ATGGCGTCCTTCTCTTTCGGCGCGGGGAATGCGCGAAAGCTCGCGACGATCCCGCTGTATGCCGCAGGACGCATCTTCACGCTCCTCGTGCCCCGCACACCCGATGAATGGGTGTTCGGGTGCGCCGTCGGCATCGGCGACGGCGCACTCGCCCTGTGGGAGGTTGCGGCCGCCGACGATCGCCCCGCGGTGTGGCTGGTCGGCTCGAGGCGGGAGGCGACGGATGCCGCGGCCCGCGGCATCCGTGCCGTTCCGAAGCGTTCGCTGCAGGGGCTGTGGCGCACGGCGCGCGCTCGCGTGATCGTCGTCACCCACGGCTTCGGCGATGTGAACAGGTACGCCGTGTCGGGCGGGTTGGTGGTGCAGCTGTGGCACGGCATCCCGCTCAAGCGCATCGGGCTCGATTCGCCCGAGACCCTGCGCGTGCCGGGTGCGATCGCGGCGACACCGGCCGCGGGCGTCGTCAGGACGCTGCTGCGGACGATGTACCGCCGCGCCGCGCGGCGCATCCGGATCCTTCCGGCGGCTTCGCATCTCGTGCGTGGCCGGCTCGAATCCGCGTTCGGGCTGCGTGACGCCGACGTGCCGGTCACCGGCGAGCCCCGCGTCGACGTGCTCTCGCGCGGCACCGCGGCTGTCCGCCGTGCCGAGGCTCGCGCGGCCATCGGCCGGGCGGTGCCGCGGGCGACGCCGGCGGCGCGATTCGTCCTGTATGCGCCGACCTGGCGCGACGGGGCCCCGGATCCTGCGGTGCCGACCGCCCACGAGTGGACGAGCATCGTCGACGTGCTGACGCGGCACGACGCCACGCTGCTCGTACGCTCGCATCCGCTCGGCGCGGGCGAGTACCGTCCGCCGTTCCCGACCGATCGCGTCCTGCCGCTCGGCAGCGACCTGGTGGCCGACGTCACGCCTCTTCTTCCCGGTCTCGATGCACTCGTGACGGACTACTCGTCTCTCGCGTTCGACGCCGCACTGGTGCCGCTGCCCACGCTCTTCCTCGCGCCCGACGTCGAGGAGTACGCGCGGCGTCGAGGGTTCTATGGCGCCTATGCCGATGTCGCGGGCGACGACTGCGCGGTGGAGTGGGGGCAGACCGCGGCGCAGCTCGATGCGCTCCTCGGCGATGCAGCCGAGCACGGCCGGCGGGTCGATCGCGCCGCCGCACTCAGCGCACGCGTGCACGCGTTCCACGACGGGCGCAACGCCGAGAGGGTGTACCGTGCGATCCTGGCCGGAGCGGTCCCCGCACCCGCTGCCGGCATCGCCGACGCGCTGCGCGGAGCCGCCGGGCGCAGGGGCCCGGACGACGCCCGCCCGAGGGAAGGAACCGGATGA
- a CDS encoding CDP-glycerol glycerophosphotransferase family protein, producing the protein MIEASFTTDEVPALVLAGEGERPASVEIVGARARVTARVTGRGKTWKATLPLRAARWGGPELPLPSGSYEVRIADAEGSAVRPPEGLPVTQLGTLRAALEGWTLRVSPPINPAYDSGEGQDALERRYATRPASGFENAVFFESFYGRNASCNPLAIDRELARRAPHVTRYWSVVDLSIAVPDGAIPVIEGSPEWWRARGAARLLVVNDWLRRRFARRKGQVVLQTWHGTPLKRLALHRPGFDPRRMAAVVRESRRWNVLLAQNPYAARILGKAYAFLTRPVWVEGYPRNDVLTRGDGTATREALGIRPGEKVVLYAPTWRDDRDQIVDFVDPGALAAATDAVVLVRGHSRTLLPGRDAEGPRVIDVTGFPDTSLLLLVADALVTDYSSVMFDFSVTGKPMYFLVPDMEHYRGELRGFYFDLAAHAPGPMVRTQEELVAALAADDADAYADRYAQWREKFNARDDGHAAERVVTRILDQGFIEI; encoded by the coding sequence ATGATCGAGGCGAGCTTCACGACGGACGAGGTGCCTGCTCTGGTGCTCGCGGGCGAGGGGGAGCGACCCGCGTCCGTCGAGATCGTCGGCGCCCGCGCCCGGGTCACCGCACGCGTGACCGGGCGCGGCAAGACATGGAAGGCGACGCTGCCGCTGCGCGCCGCCCGCTGGGGCGGCCCGGAGCTGCCGCTGCCGTCGGGGTCGTACGAGGTGCGGATCGCGGATGCCGAGGGAAGCGCCGTGCGTCCACCCGAGGGGCTGCCCGTCACGCAGCTGGGCACGCTGCGCGCGGCCCTGGAGGGGTGGACGCTGCGCGTGAGCCCGCCCATCAATCCTGCGTACGACTCGGGCGAGGGGCAGGACGCCCTCGAGCGCCGGTACGCCACACGCCCGGCCTCCGGCTTCGAGAACGCCGTGTTCTTCGAGAGCTTCTACGGGCGCAACGCCAGCTGCAACCCGCTCGCGATCGATCGCGAGCTCGCGCGCCGAGCGCCCCATGTCACGCGGTACTGGAGCGTGGTCGACCTGTCGATCGCGGTGCCGGACGGCGCGATCCCCGTCATCGAGGGCAGCCCCGAATGGTGGCGCGCCCGCGGCGCCGCACGGCTGCTCGTGGTCAACGACTGGCTGCGACGGCGGTTCGCGAGACGCAAGGGCCAGGTGGTGCTGCAGACGTGGCATGGCACGCCGCTGAAACGGCTCGCGCTGCACCGCCCGGGTTTCGACCCGCGTCGCATGGCCGCCGTGGTGCGCGAATCGCGCCGCTGGAACGTGCTGCTCGCCCAGAACCCGTACGCCGCGCGCATCCTCGGCAAGGCCTATGCGTTCCTCACCCGTCCGGTCTGGGTCGAGGGCTACCCGCGAAACGACGTGCTCACGCGCGGCGACGGGACCGCGACACGGGAGGCGCTCGGCATCCGTCCCGGCGAGAAGGTGGTGCTGTACGCGCCGACGTGGCGCGACGACCGCGACCAGATCGTCGACTTCGTCGACCCGGGTGCGCTCGCCGCCGCGACCGACGCCGTCGTGCTCGTGCGCGGCCATTCGCGCACGCTTCTTCCGGGAAGAGATGCCGAAGGCCCCCGCGTGATCGACGTGACCGGCTTTCCCGACACCTCGCTGCTGCTGCTCGTCGCGGACGCCCTCGTCACCGACTACTCGTCGGTGATGTTCGACTTCTCGGTGACCGGCAAGCCGATGTACTTCCTCGTGCCCGACATGGAGCACTACCGCGGCGAGCTGCGCGGGTTCTACTTCGATCTCGCGGCACACGCACCGGGACCGATGGTGCGCACGCAGGAGGAGCTGGTCGCGGCGCTCGCCGCCGATGACGCGGACGCCTACGCCGACCGGTACGCGCAGTGGCGCGAGAAGTTCAACGCCCGCGACGACGGGCATGCCGCCGAGCGGGTCGTGACGCGGATCCTGGATCAGGGGTTCATCGAGATCTGA
- a CDS encoding glycosyltransferase family 2 protein, whose protein sequence is MSFVMPVLNERDYLRRAVETVLAQDVPGPTELILALGPSTDGTSELARELARDDDRIVLIDNPAADIPIGLNLAIGAGRYATVVRVDAHSELDPSYARSALATLARVRAANVGGVMRADGRTPFQRAVARAYNSPIGLGGGAYHGGTQEGEAESAYLGVMRRAVLDEVGLFDESIRRGEDWELNLRIRRAGYRVWFDPSLAVTYWPRESWTRLVRQFSATGRWRGELVRRFGRGNSLRFFAPPALVLTILLGLVVAAMQLTGVLQGWWAVAASVVYLPVIAYAILIIGVAAGRSGGHGWRDKLWTAAVLPSMHLAWGWGFLLGVIGGAHDTVDTSRLGSRNTPLP, encoded by the coding sequence GTGAGCTTCGTGATGCCGGTGCTCAATGAGCGCGACTACCTGCGACGCGCGGTCGAGACCGTGCTGGCGCAGGATGTGCCGGGTCCGACGGAGCTGATCCTGGCGCTGGGTCCGTCCACCGACGGCACGAGCGAACTGGCTCGCGAGCTCGCCCGGGACGATGACCGCATCGTGCTGATCGACAACCCCGCCGCCGACATCCCGATCGGCCTCAATCTCGCGATCGGCGCCGGGCGGTACGCCACCGTGGTCCGGGTCGACGCGCATTCCGAACTCGACCCCAGCTATGCCCGCAGCGCCCTCGCGACGCTCGCGCGGGTCCGCGCCGCGAATGTCGGCGGGGTCATGCGCGCGGACGGGCGCACGCCCTTCCAGCGGGCGGTCGCGCGCGCCTACAACTCCCCCATCGGGCTGGGCGGCGGCGCGTACCACGGCGGCACGCAGGAGGGCGAGGCCGAGTCGGCGTATCTGGGCGTTATGCGCCGCGCGGTGCTCGACGAGGTGGGCCTGTTCGATGAGAGCATCCGCCGAGGCGAGGACTGGGAGCTGAACCTCCGCATCCGTCGTGCCGGCTACCGTGTGTGGTTCGACCCGAGCCTGGCCGTCACGTACTGGCCGCGCGAGAGCTGGACGCGGCTGGTGCGCCAGTTCTCGGCCACCGGACGCTGGCGCGGCGAGCTGGTCCGCCGGTTCGGGCGCGGCAACTCCCTGCGCTTCTTCGCGCCGCCCGCACTCGTGCTCACGATCCTTCTGGGGCTCGTCGTCGCCGCGATGCAGTTGACGGGCGTGCTGCAGGGATGGTGGGCGGTGGCGGCATCCGTCGTGTATCTCCCCGTGATCGCGTATGCGATCCTCATCATCGGCGTCGCCGCCGGCCGCAGCGGCGGACACGGCTGGCGCGACAAGCTCTGGACCGCGGCCGTGCTGCCGAGCATGCACCTCGCGTGGGGCTGGGGGTTCCTGCTCGGCGTGATCGGCGGCGCGCACGACACGGTCGACACGTCACGACTGGGCAGCCGCAACACGCCGCTGCCGTGA
- a CDS encoding CDP-glycerol glycerophosphotransferase family protein, with the protein MGLVSDGKKAVALVRKAVRNRSAVIDVRRTLAARPQHPPFHYRVAVYFADGAVNMYQMRQWYKPLAGLAKTWPVVVLSRAATGAEALLADGALPVAFVPTVRDLERFIAKQDIRVVLYVNQNTRNFQMFRYGRRWHVFINHGESDKMYMTTNQYKAYDYAMIAGDAARERLSRVLWDYDIDRRTIEIGRPQADHYSGTLPYTPDERTVVLYAPTWEGDRPSAHYGSIATHGEALVAALLATGRHRVIYRPHPRSGVVNHEYGAANKRIIAALAGANAADPAAQHVFDDGPDLGWQLAAADVAIVDISAMVYDRLAADRPLLITRPADPAAAIDTHGYLSACEWLDASAAADIVAETERVLGDPEAVARLEEWVTRYFGDTTPGAATARFHAAVQGLMGDWEAWYARSVADSDDDEQEDEADLDEEG; encoded by the coding sequence GTGGGTCTCGTCTCGGATGGAAAGAAGGCGGTCGCGCTCGTCCGCAAGGCGGTGCGCAATCGCTCGGCCGTGATCGACGTGCGGCGCACGCTCGCGGCCCGGCCGCAGCATCCGCCGTTCCACTACCGGGTCGCGGTGTACTTCGCCGACGGCGCGGTCAACATGTACCAGATGCGGCAGTGGTACAAGCCGCTCGCCGGACTGGCGAAGACCTGGCCCGTCGTCGTGCTCAGCCGTGCCGCGACGGGTGCCGAGGCGCTCCTCGCCGACGGCGCACTGCCGGTCGCCTTCGTGCCGACGGTGCGGGACCTCGAGCGCTTCATCGCCAAGCAGGACATCCGCGTCGTGCTGTACGTGAACCAGAACACGCGCAACTTCCAGATGTTCCGCTACGGGCGCCGCTGGCACGTGTTCATCAACCACGGCGAGTCCGACAAGATGTACATGACCACCAACCAGTACAAGGCGTACGACTACGCGATGATCGCGGGCGACGCGGCGCGCGAGCGGCTCTCGCGGGTGCTGTGGGACTACGACATCGACCGGCGCACGATCGAGATCGGCCGCCCGCAGGCGGACCACTACTCGGGCACCTTGCCGTACACCCCCGACGAGCGCACCGTGGTGCTCTACGCGCCCACCTGGGAGGGCGATCGGCCTTCGGCGCACTACGGCTCCATCGCAACGCACGGCGAGGCGCTGGTCGCCGCTCTGCTCGCGACCGGACGCCACCGGGTCATCTACCGCCCGCACCCGCGATCGGGCGTGGTGAACCACGAGTACGGCGCCGCGAACAAGCGCATCATCGCCGCCCTTGCCGGGGCGAATGCAGCCGATCCCGCCGCGCAGCACGTCTTCGACGACGGACCCGACCTCGGCTGGCAGCTGGCCGCCGCCGACGTCGCGATCGTCGACATCTCCGCGATGGTCTACGACCGGCTCGCGGCCGACAGGCCGCTGCTGATCACCCGACCGGCCGACCCCGCCGCGGCCATCGACACGCACGGCTACCTGTCGGCGTGCGAATGGCTGGATGCCTCGGCCGCCGCCGACATCGTCGCTGAGACGGAACGCGTGCTGGGCGACCCCGAGGCGGTCGCGCGTCTCGAGGAGTGGGTGACACGATACTTCGGCGACACCACCCCGGGTGCCGCGACGGCGCGGTTCCACGCGGCCGTGCAAGGACTCATGGGCGACTGGGAGGCCTGGTACGCGCGCTCGGTCGCCGACAGCGACGACGATGAGCAAGAGGACGAGGCCGACCTCGACGAAGAGGGCTGA
- a CDS encoding phosphotransferase yields MDSTLACLAAWMPRQRWYAAKGRPPSLRLVSWWDLTADPDDPAETAGGARIRTFLVADEGALPAVLYQIPVVERATETVDADPDHIIGSPAPGTTFIDGPFDPAYANSLLRLIARGGTARGPQTTAIGRVAALGGAPAEATARVISGEQSNTSLIYEGVGTPVICKVYRQLHAGLNPDIELQEALARAGSPYVPRTIGSIEGTWPDLATAHGSVRGSLAFAQEYLPGVDDAWRVALLAAAKGEDFRDAARALGAATAHVHVALSQCFPTRTATAADRDATAATWERRFAIAMAEVPEIAGQRDAATAVYRRALEVPWPPLQRIHGDYHLGQVLHSPDRGWVVVDFEGEPLRPMAERTQPDFALRDVAGMLRSFDYVAGSLRLDHPERSADAVRAWALSARAAFVEGYAATSGNDLDPRHPLLAALELDKAVYEAIYEARNRPTWVAIPLRAISRLVERPAPVA; encoded by the coding sequence ATGGACAGCACCCTGGCGTGCCTGGCGGCGTGGATGCCGCGGCAGCGGTGGTACGCCGCGAAAGGGCGTCCGCCGAGCCTGCGCCTGGTGTCGTGGTGGGACCTCACCGCCGACCCCGACGACCCCGCCGAGACAGCGGGCGGAGCCCGCATCCGCACGTTCCTGGTCGCCGACGAGGGGGCCCTTCCCGCGGTGCTGTACCAGATCCCCGTCGTCGAGCGAGCGACCGAGACCGTGGACGCGGACCCCGACCACATCATCGGCAGCCCCGCGCCTGGCACGACGTTCATCGACGGCCCGTTCGACCCCGCCTACGCCAACTCGCTCCTGCGCCTCATCGCCCGCGGCGGCACGGCCCGTGGACCGCAGACGACCGCGATCGGACGCGTGGCCGCGCTCGGCGGCGCACCGGCCGAGGCCACGGCCCGGGTGATCAGCGGTGAGCAGTCCAACACGTCGCTCATCTACGAGGGCGTCGGCACCCCCGTGATCTGCAAGGTGTACCGGCAGCTTCACGCCGGGCTGAATCCCGACATCGAGCTGCAGGAGGCCCTGGCGCGCGCCGGGTCGCCCTACGTGCCGCGGACCATCGGGTCGATCGAAGGCACGTGGCCCGACCTCGCCACGGCACATGGCAGCGTGCGCGGCTCGCTCGCCTTCGCCCAGGAGTACCTGCCCGGCGTCGACGATGCGTGGCGGGTCGCACTCCTCGCCGCGGCGAAGGGCGAGGACTTCCGCGACGCGGCGCGCGCCCTGGGCGCTGCGACAGCCCACGTCCATGTCGCGCTGTCGCAGTGCTTCCCCACGCGGACCGCGACTGCAGCCGATCGCGATGCCACCGCTGCGACCTGGGAACGTCGGTTCGCGATCGCGATGGCGGAGGTGCCCGAGATCGCGGGCCAGCGGGATGCCGCGACAGCGGTGTACCGTCGCGCGCTCGAGGTGCCCTGGCCGCCGCTGCAGCGGATACACGGCGACTATCACCTCGGCCAGGTGCTCCATTCCCCCGACCGCGGCTGGGTGGTCGTCGACTTCGAAGGGGAACCGCTCAGGCCGATGGCCGAGCGCACACAGCCCGATTTCGCGCTGCGGGATGTCGCGGGGATGCTCCGCTCCTTCGACTACGTCGCCGGGTCGCTGCGCCTGGACCATCCCGAGCGGTCGGCCGATGCCGTGAGGGCCTGGGCTCTCAGTGCGCGAGCGGCGTTCGTCGAGGGCTATGCGGCGACCTCGGGGAACGACCTCGACCCCCGGCATCCGCTCCTGGCCGCACTCGAACTCGACAAAGCGGTGTACGAGGCGATCTACGAAGCGCGCAACCGGCCGACGTGGGTCGCGATCCCGCTGCGGGCGATCTCGCGGCTCGTCGAGCGTCCGGCCCCGGTGGCCTGA
- a CDS encoding phosphocholine cytidylyltransferase family protein, which yields MTLQTVILAAGMGSRLGRSLPKPLTELNDGRSIMQQQHDNIRAAFGNDARITTVVGYRAETIVEAFPHVDYVYNDRYDQTNTSKSLLRALAKTGKGGVLWMNGDVVFDPRVLGRAIELIERDQSFVTVNTSKVSDEEVKYTVTPEGHIKELSKTVKGGIGEAVGINYVSSRDKKAFMRHLTRVDDQDYFERGLELAIAEDGVLLEPLDISDLYAVEVDFAEDLERANLYV from the coding sequence TTGACCCTTCAGACCGTAATCCTCGCAGCCGGAATGGGCTCGCGTCTCGGCCGCAGCCTTCCCAAACCGCTCACCGAGCTGAACGACGGCCGCAGCATCATGCAGCAGCAGCACGACAACATCCGCGCGGCATTCGGCAATGACGCCCGGATCACCACCGTCGTCGGCTACCGTGCCGAGACCATCGTCGAGGCCTTCCCTCACGTCGACTACGTCTACAACGACCGCTACGACCAGACCAACACGTCCAAGAGCCTGCTTCGCGCCCTCGCGAAGACCGGCAAGGGAGGCGTGCTCTGGATGAACGGCGACGTCGTCTTCGACCCGCGCGTCCTGGGCCGTGCCATCGAGCTCATCGAGCGCGACCAGTCGTTCGTCACCGTCAATACCTCGAAGGTGAGCGACGAAGAGGTCAAGTACACGGTCACGCCGGAGGGCCACATCAAGGAGCTCTCGAAGACCGTCAAGGGCGGCATCGGCGAGGCCGTGGGCATCAACTACGTCTCGAGCCGCGACAAGAAGGCGTTCATGCGCCACCTGACGCGTGTCGACGACCAGGACTACTTCGAGCGCGGCCTCGAGCTCGCGATCGCCGAGGACGGCGTGCTGCTCGAACCGCTCGACATCTCGGACCTGTACGCCGTCGAGGTGGACTTCGCCGAAGACCTCGAGCGCGCGAACCTGTACGTCTGA
- a CDS encoding ATP-binding cassette domain-containing protein, which produces MTASLPVPNDIDPEEPDRHSAASVMRLAETVPPAPDKPRRPPRKPRSDKDAPRKKRAPRSAEPQPDPGPPPPLPSDLELAASAAAGIVVPPRPPLPQVADVPSADARPAPAAEPEASPQPAPEAATAPSEATQVATAPEVACSTESSSDPAPLADSVAVVEAEPVVDSAPVAEPAAAVEPAPEAVSEPAPAASAPVAIAPVAPEPVAEPEVEPTPTPLAADAAADTTSAVDGAPAAASVLLDTPPLPAAAGDALVLRGVTKRFGSTHAVDGIDLTVPAGTFYGLVGPNGAGKTTTLSMIAGLLEPDRGTIHISGVDAAAKPLAVKRLMGVLPDRLRTFDRLTGRQLLYYYGVLRKLPPAVVESRTADLARAFDLEDALGRSVSDYSAGMLKKVMLAGALIHSPRLLVLDEPFEAVDPVSSAIILDILSTYVAHGGTVILSSHGMDLVERVCTRVAVIVAGQVLAEGTVAEVRGELTLEQRFVELAGGLSDVEGLEWLHTFSD; this is translated from the coding sequence GTGACAGCCTCCCTCCCGGTGCCGAATGACATCGATCCGGAAGAGCCGGACCGTCACTCCGCTGCGAGCGTGATGCGCCTCGCCGAAACGGTACCGCCGGCTCCCGACAAGCCCCGCCGCCCGCCGCGCAAGCCTCGCTCCGACAAGGACGCCCCGCGAAAGAAGCGCGCTCCGCGCAGTGCCGAGCCGCAGCCCGATCCCGGCCCGCCGCCGCCGCTTCCGAGCGATCTGGAGCTCGCTGCGAGCGCTGCCGCCGGGATCGTCGTTCCGCCGCGCCCGCCCCTTCCGCAGGTCGCCGACGTGCCGTCGGCCGATGCCCGACCCGCCCCCGCGGCGGAGCCCGAAGCGTCGCCCCAGCCCGCTCCCGAGGCCGCGACGGCACCCTCCGAAGCGACGCAGGTCGCAACCGCGCCCGAGGTCGCCTGTTCGACCGAGTCGAGCTCCGACCCCGCGCCTCTTGCCGATTCGGTCGCGGTGGTCGAAGCTGAGCCCGTGGTCGACTCCGCACCCGTGGCCGAGCCCGCGGCTGCGGTCGAGCCCGCTCCCGAGGCAGTCTCCGAGCCTGCGCCCGCGGCGTCTGCCCCCGTGGCGATCGCCCCCGTGGCTCCCGAGCCGGTGGCCGAGCCCGAGGTCGAGCCGACACCGACGCCGCTAGCTGCGGACGCCGCGGCGGACACCACGTCTGCCGTCGACGGGGCGCCGGCCGCGGCATCCGTCCTCCTCGACACGCCGCCCCTTCCCGCGGCCGCCGGCGATGCGCTCGTCCTCCGCGGCGTCACAAAGCGCTTCGGCAGCACCCACGCGGTCGACGGCATCGACCTCACCGTCCCGGCCGGCACGTTCTACGGCCTCGTGGGGCCGAACGGAGCAGGCAAGACCACCACGCTCTCGATGATCGCCGGTCTGCTCGAACCGGATCGCGGCACGATCCACATCAGCGGAGTGGATGCCGCGGCCAAGCCGCTGGCCGTCAAGCGACTGATGGGGGTGCTGCCGGATCGACTGCGCACGTTCGACCGGCTGACGGGGCGTCAACTCCTCTACTACTACGGGGTGCTGCGGAAGCTGCCTCCCGCAGTCGTCGAGAGTCGCACGGCCGACCTCGCACGCGCATTCGACCTCGAGGACGCCCTCGGCCGCAGCGTGTCGGACTATTCGGCCGGCATGCTCAAGAAGGTCATGCTCGCCGGCGCACTCATCCACTCTCCGCGCCTGCTCGTCCTGGACGAGCCGTTCGAGGCCGTCGACCCGGTCTCGAGCGCGATCATCCTCGACATCCTCTCGACGTACGTCGCCCACGGCGGCACGGTGATCCTGTCCAGCCACGGCATGGACCTCGTCGAGCGCGTCTGCACGCGTGTGGCGGTCATCGTCGCCGGCCAGGTGCTCGCCGAGGGCACCGTCGCGGAGGTGCGCGGCGAGCTGACGCTGGAGCAGCGTTTCGTCGAACTCGCCGGAGGCCTCAGCGACGTGGAGGGTCTCGAGTGGCTGCACACGTTCTCCGACTGA
- a CDS encoding DUF3039 domain-containing protein, with amino-acid sequence MSTPLDSPDQGGIATLDRELEELLKEENIEPGDHERFSHYVKKDKILESAVTGKPVRALCGKKWTPGRDPEKFPVCPTCKEIYESLGA; translated from the coding sequence ATGAGCACCCCGCTGGACAGCCCTGATCAGGGCGGCATCGCGACCCTCGATCGCGAGCTCGAAGAGCTCCTCAAAGAAGAGAACATCGAACCGGGTGACCACGAGCGCTTCTCGCATTACGTCAAGAAGGACAAGATCCTCGAATCGGCGGTCACCGGCAAGCCGGTGCGGGCACTGTGCGGCAAGAAGTGGACGCCGGGTCGCGATCCCGAGAAGTTCCCGGTCTGCCCGACCTGCAAAGAGATCTACGAGTCACTCGGCGCCTGA
- a CDS encoding nicotinate phosphoribosyltransferase, with protein sequence MTHGHASRGGASTALLTDRYELTMVDAALRDGTAERRCVFELFGRRLSAGRRFGVVAGTGRLLSLIRDFRFDHEELRFLRDEKVVDAATLEFLEGYRFTGSITGYREGELYFPGSPILTVEGTFAEAVVLETLALSVLNHDSAIATAAARMSVAAGDRPLAEMGSRRAGERSAVAAARAAYIVGFAATSNLEAGRRWGIPTMGTAAHSWTLLHDSEEDAFRAQIDALGVGTTLLVDTYDIRRGVETAVRIAGTGLGGVRIDSGDLPTVAAEVRAQLDELGATGTRITVTSDLDEYAIAALAASPVDAYGVGTSVVTGSGTPTAGMVYKLVARQDSDGGWVGVAKASTDKGSKGGRKAAFRTLDEGTATSELIVVSDGFEALDTAASHPAARALQVPLVTDGEPDAAFEGTAGVEAARAHHARVREELPVRALALSRSDPAIPTVYADASAAAAIAQPTVASGAE encoded by the coding sequence ATGACCCACGGGCACGCTTCGCGAGGGGGCGCCTCGACCGCCCTGCTGACCGACCGCTACGAGCTCACGATGGTCGACGCGGCCCTGCGCGACGGCACCGCCGAGCGCCGCTGCGTCTTCGAGCTGTTCGGCCGGCGACTGTCGGCCGGACGACGGTTCGGCGTGGTCGCCGGCACGGGCAGGCTGCTGTCGCTGATCCGCGACTTCCGCTTCGACCACGAAGAACTGCGGTTCCTGCGCGACGAGAAGGTGGTGGATGCCGCCACCCTCGAATTCCTGGAGGGCTACCGGTTCACCGGCTCGATCACCGGCTATCGCGAGGGCGAGCTCTACTTCCCGGGCTCCCCCATCCTCACCGTCGAGGGCACGTTCGCAGAGGCCGTCGTGCTCGAGACGCTGGCACTGAGCGTGCTCAACCACGACTCCGCCATCGCCACCGCCGCCGCCCGCATGAGCGTCGCCGCCGGCGACCGGCCCCTTGCCGAGATGGGCTCCCGGCGGGCGGGCGAGAGATCGGCCGTCGCCGCGGCCCGCGCGGCATACATCGTCGGGTTCGCCGCGACCTCGAACCTCGAGGCGGGACGCCGCTGGGGCATCCCCACGATGGGCACCGCCGCGCACTCGTGGACGCTCCTGCACGACAGCGAAGAGGACGCCTTCCGCGCGCAGATCGATGCGCTGGGAGTCGGCACGACGCTCCTCGTCGACACCTACGACATCCGCCGCGGTGTGGAGACGGCCGTGCGGATCGCGGGCACCGGCCTCGGCGGCGTGCGCATCGACTCGGGCGATCTGCCCACGGTGGCCGCCGAGGTGCGCGCGCAGCTCGACGAGCTGGGCGCGACCGGCACCCGGATCACGGTGACCAGCGATCTCGACGAGTACGCGATCGCCGCGCTCGCGGCCTCTCCCGTCGATGCGTACGGCGTGGGCACGTCGGTGGTGACGGGTTCCGGCACGCCGACCGCCGGCATGGTCTACAAGCTCGTCGCGCGTCAGGACTCCGACGGCGGGTGGGTCGGCGTGGCGAAGGCCTCGACCGACAAGGGATCGAAGGGCGGCCGCAAAGCGGCGTTCCGCACGCTGGACGAAGGCACGGCCACGAGCGAGCTCATCGTCGTCTCGGATGGCTTCGAAGCGCTCGACACCGCCGCGTCGCACCCGGCGGCGCGTGCGCTGCAGGTTCCGCTGGTGACCGACGGCGAACCGGATGCCGCGTTCGAAGGGACGGCCGGCGTCGAGGCCGCCCGTGCACATCACGCCCGGGTGCGCGAGGAGCTTCCGGTGCGCGCTCTCGCGCTCAGTCGCTCCGACCCGGCCATCCCGACGGTCTACGCCGACGCGTCCGCAGCCGCGGCGATCGCTCAGCCGACTGTGGCGTCAGGCGCCGAGTGA